The DNA region AGGAGTTCAGCGAGGGCCAGGTAGGCTTTGGGCAGGACTGCTGCACTCACGGCCCTGGCTTCCCtgccaagggggcagcagtgggagctgagaatggcaggagctggaggcctGTGAGATGCTTCCTTCTGAACTCCTGAGTGCTGGAAAGGGATTGCATCCGTGGAGGTGTGCCTGCCCCTGGGCTATAAAGCCTCTGCTGAAGTCATGTCTCCAGGCAGGTCTTCAGCCGTGGCTGTGGGGTAAAATGCCTATGTTGAAATAGGGTAAAATTGGGTTTGCTGCTCCATAGCACACAGCCTGAAATCTCCCTATTCCCAAGGGCTTGAACCACTCTGGATGTTCACAGAGCAGGACTGGAGGTGCTCCACAGGCTCCTCCATGCACAGTTGGGCTGCAGATCCCTCACTGTTAGACATCTGTCCGTCCTTCAAGGCTCACTTCCATCAAGAAGGACCCATCCATGTCTTAGAACATGGTCCGCCTTGCTCATGCTCCTCCTCTCCACTTCTTTCTAGGAACTGCGGATCATCTCGTGCTCCCACGAGTTCCATCGGGAGTGTGTTGACCCTTGGCTGCAGCAACACCACACGTGTCCACTTTGCATGTTCAATATTCTTGGTACGGCTCAGACATGGCATTTCCTGGCTGAAGACAGGGTTGGGTGCAGGATTGTGCCCAGGAGCTCCAGTTACTCTTGGGAGATGGATCAGCAGGTCCTTGTGTCCCTGTGCACAGAGTGGACAGGGGACTGTGTGCATGGAGAGGAGTCCCTTGCCTGTCAGCCCACCAGGGTACAGCAAGGTGCTGGGCTTGAGCTGGGACCTGCACCAAGAAGAGGGATTCCAATCCTGAGAtctgtggggaagggaaggtggGATATGGGGGTTGCAGGGGCCACGGGGAGAGTGTGCAGGACCATCAGGGTGGTTTGGTGGTGGCAGCAAGGAGTTGCAAAGTACGGGTGGGACGTGGGGCCGTGCGTGGTGGGAGGGCAGTGGAGCATCAGTGCTGAAGTTGCTGCAGCTGGGTTGTGGGACATGTGCTGTATACCCCCTTCTGGGCTGTGGGGTTTGTGCTGTATACTCCCTTCTGGGCTGTGGGATATGTGCTGCATACTTCCTTCTTTCTCCACAGCCAGAGACTCGGGGGACCAGGCCATGgctgccagctccaggctggtCCCTCAGGACATGGAGCCGGGGCGGCGACTCCACCTTTTCCGCCAGCATCCAGGACATGCCCTTTACCACCTCCCACAAGCATATCCTCAGAGGAACCTCAGGAGCTTTCCCCCAGAGTCAGCCCATGGCAACCCCTTCTTCCACTCTCCAGAGCTCTCCCAGTTGGATTTTGGCACCATCCACTACATGCCCTACAGACCAGCCACCTCCCTGCTGGCCTGTGGCCACGTGTCCCCGCTGGCCCCAGGcttgctggggcagcagcaccccAACCCCTCTGCATGCGGGCAGGTGCTGGCACCCCACAGGACATGTCCCCTTCAGCCTCAGCCCCCCTGTGTGGTGCCCAAGGCAGCCGTGGCACAGAAGCAGCACCGTGCGCCCACCCTGCGCCGAGGGCTTGGCCACGGGCACCAGCACAACAGCAGTGGCTCTGGGGAGAGCTATCTCACGGAGCACAGCGGGTACCTGGCCGACGGGCCGGGCAGCGACTCCAGCTCGGGGCCCTGCCACGGCTCCTCCAGTGACTCCATGTTGAACTGCACGGACGTCAGCCTGCAGGGCATCCATGGCAGCTGCTCCACGTTccgcagctccctcagcagcgACTATGACCCCTTCGTGTACTGCAGCTCCGAGGGCCCCACCACGGACCgcgggcaggagcagctgcggctgcccagggacaggcGGCCCCGGTCCTTGGACCTGATGGTGCCCCAGGGGGCTGCTCTGGCCAAGCCCCAGGTGCTCAGCCACGTCCActaccaccaccaccagcaccaccactACAGGCAGGACTCAGAGTGTCCCCCTGGGCGAGCGGGGCAGGGGCCTGGGCCACGCAAATCCCGGTATTCCGGGGCCAAGGTTGCCCTCCACAGTGCTCGGACACAAAAGAGAACTGAGAAAAGCCATCActctcagcagcctctggaaagcagtgccatgctgcaggaggcagctccagcaggccagccagcctgtccccaggaaGGCCAGGAGCCCCGTCACACCCCCTCCACTTCTCCAAACAGGCTGGACTTCAGTGTAGATGCCAACAGACAATTGGGAGctgtcccactgtcccccaGACACAGCTTACAGAGCAGGCATCACcgaaggaaaagaaagtgtcCCCTGGAGCTGGACCCCGCTCTCCTGCCCAAGGACTTGGCCGAGCCCGGAGCCTGCGGCGCTCCCCTTCCTCCCGGCCATCCCGCTGGCTCCCGCTGCTCTCCCGAAGCCCAGCCCCTGATCCCAAgcgctgccctgcccagcagctcccagcccctctggaagTGTTTAgtgccacagcccagctctgagctgaggaagcaggagcagaggttgtCAGGACGGGAGAGAAACCGCTCAGTTCCTGCGGATGTCTCAGGGACGTGCACCCCCAGGCACAGTCTGAGTGTCCGCCTTCACTGCCCGTCTCAGCAGGGTGGTCAGGGTAAGTCTGCTCTTCGCCTCTCCTGGCAGCAAGCAGGTGAAGGAGGAGGGGGTTTGCTGAAGGAAATCCAACTGCCAGGACACCTGGTACCTTCCTGATGGGTTTTCCTACAGGAGCACTGACTGCAGGAGCATTCCAGAGCTCACCTGTGAGGGTGGTGGCCTGAATGATGAGCAAGTGTGTTAAAGAGTACACCAAACCCTGAAATACTACAACTGAGAAATAAGGTGGCTGATTTTAATTAAACATCGCTAGCGGCTGGAATATCTCCCAAAGGAAGGGGTGGGACCACATTTTTCAGTGTCCTTGCACCAGTCTTGGGTGTCTTACTGGCAGAGTCATTATCATTAAGGCTTTTTGGGCTCCAGTTGTTTTAGCCAAGCCCAGCTAACTGGAATCAGTGAGAAAGGAAGTGTGTGTGGCCTGGGGTAGTAGAACAGACTAATTGAGTTGCTCGATTTGCACATCCCTCATTTCTCACCTGCCTCTCTTGCGTGGGAGTTGCTTTTTAGTGTCTTTTGGAAATCAGATGTAATTAAAGTTTGGCCTTCTGCCTAACTGCTGCGCTCTCTCACAAAGA from Zonotrichia albicollis isolate bZonAlb1 chromosome 22, bZonAlb1.hap1, whole genome shotgun sequence includes:
- the RNF43 gene encoding E3 ubiquitin-protein ligase RNF43, with the translated sequence MSAGPQVQLAVLWPWLLMATLQAGLGHTGLALAAAVESERAAAQKAIIRVIPLKVEPIILEGEFANVAEVTPAEGKLLQSHPLSLCNTSEDEHTESGFITIVKLEQPDRDPNPCLSLANKAKLAGERGARAILFDITDDESAADQLRKPRGLSQPVVLIRGHDAELLMGVVNKNREAHVKIEVKEPPAWPDYDVWILLTVVSTVVVIILIFVVRTKCQLNRTQDSVQQQTLQAIGQLATRRYQPRARPAPRWDSASSCSSAPVCAICLEEFSEGQELRIISCSHEFHRECVDPWLQQHHTCPLCMFNILARDSGDQAMAASSRLVPQDMEPGRRLHLFRQHPGHALYHLPQAYPQRNLRSFPPESAHGNPFFHSPELSQLDFGTIHYMPYRPATSLLACGHVSPLAPGLLGQQHPNPSACGQVLAPHRTCPLQPQPPCVVPKAAVAQKQHRAPTLRRGLGHGHQHNSSGSGESYLTEHSGYLADGPGSDSSSGPCHGSSSDSMLNCTDVSLQGIHGSCSTFRSSLSSDYDPFVYCSSEGPTTDRGQEQLRLPRDRRPRSLDLMVPQGAALAKPQVLSHVHYHHHQHHHYRQDSECPPGRAGQGPGPRKSRYSGAKVALHSARTQKRTEKSHHSQQPLESSAMLQEAAPAGQPACPQEGQEPRHTPSTSPNRLDFSVDANRQLGAVPLSPRHSLQSRHHRRKRKCPLELDPALLPKDLAEPGACGAPLPPGHPAGSRCSPEAQPLIPSAALPSSSQPLWKCLVPQPSSELRKQEQRLSGRERNRSVPADVSGTCTPRHSLSVRLHCPSQQGGQESEEEVQDVHEHSV